In Pseudomonas rhizosphaerae, one DNA window encodes the following:
- a CDS encoding LexA family protein produces MITILGPLAQGSTAHPLYSFKVPAGFPSPAADHIEQRISLDELLEIRAPHIYLVRIQGDSMQGAGIFCGDLVIVDRSIEAEHGHVVIAAVNSEPVCKRLHKRGREVILKSANRDYPPRYIMEGDELLIWGVVTFSVRAHEKE; encoded by the coding sequence ATGATCACCATTCTCGGCCCACTCGCTCAGGGCAGCACCGCGCATCCACTGTATTCGTTCAAGGTGCCGGCCGGTTTCCCCTCGCCGGCGGCCGACCACATTGAACAGCGCATTTCGCTGGACGAGCTGCTGGAGATCCGCGCGCCGCACATTTACCTGGTGCGCATCCAGGGCGACAGCATGCAGGGCGCCGGGATTTTCTGTGGTGATCTGGTGATCGTGGACCGCTCGATCGAGGCCGAGCATGGCCATGTCGTCATCGCCGCAGTAAACAGCGAACCGGTGTGCAAGCGCCTGCACAAGCGCGGTCGCGAGGTGATCCTCAAATCGGCCAACCGCGATTACCCGCCGCGCTACATCATGGAGGGCGACGAGCTGTTGATCTGGGGCGTAGTGACCTTCAGCGTACGTGCCCATGAAAAAGAATGA
- a CDS encoding SOS response-associated peptidase, with protein MCGRYSMYEAMDVYLRELAPRQQVISYVDPQPQARYNIAPTQRAMVLQGTEQGLSIDSVKWGWAPFWAQGKRPAPINARVETVATGKFFKQLWPNGRVLIPANGWYEWVKDADDPKKKQPWFIHLADDKPMFFAALAQVTPGLEPGEGDGFVIITDASNEGMVDIHDRRPVVLAPEQAQEWLETGLSPERSIEIAQHEGRPVADFRWHPVSKAVGNVRNQGAELIAPVDEAS; from the coding sequence ATGTGTGGTCGCTACTCGATGTACGAAGCGATGGACGTCTATCTGCGTGAATTGGCCCCGCGTCAGCAGGTCATCAGTTATGTCGACCCGCAGCCGCAGGCGCGCTACAACATCGCGCCGACGCAGCGGGCCATGGTGTTGCAGGGCACCGAGCAGGGCCTGTCGATCGATTCGGTGAAGTGGGGCTGGGCGCCGTTCTGGGCCCAGGGCAAGCGCCCTGCCCCGATCAACGCGCGGGTCGAGACGGTCGCGACCGGAAAGTTCTTCAAGCAGCTGTGGCCCAATGGGCGCGTGCTGATACCGGCCAACGGCTGGTATGAGTGGGTCAAGGACGCCGATGACCCGAAGAAGAAACAACCCTGGTTCATTCATCTTGCGGACGACAAGCCGATGTTCTTCGCCGCCCTCGCCCAGGTCACGCCGGGGCTTGAGCCCGGTGAAGGGGACGGGTTCGTGATCATCACCGACGCCAGCAACGAGGGCATGGTCGATATCCATGACCGCCGCCCGGTGGTGCTGGCGCCAGAGCAGGCGCAGGAATGGCTGGAAACCGGCCTGAGCCCCGAACGCAGCATCGAAATCGCCCAGCACGAAGGCCGGCCGGTGGCCGACTTTCGATGGCACCCAGTGAGCAAGGCGGTTGGCAATGTGCGCAATCAAGGTGCCGAATTGATTGCGCCCGTCGATGAGGCGTCCTGA